A segment of the Candidatus Brevundimonas phytovorans genome:
CCGCCGCTTCCTTGCGCCAGCGTTTGGGGGCTGAGGTGTCGACGGCTTCGCCGGCGCCGGTGAGGGCTTCGTTGGCGAATTCGAGGTCGAGGAGCTTCATCTTCTTGATCTCGTCGCGGAGGCGGGCGGCTTCCTCGAACTCGAGGTTGGCGGCGGCTTCGCGCATCCGGCCCTCCATGTCCTTGAGGGCGGTCTGGAAGTTGGAGCCGACGAAGGGCTTGGATTCCTCGGCCACGCCGGGGCGGGTCAGGCGGTCCATCTCGCGAGACTCGTAGGGGCTGTCGAGGATTTCCTTGATGTCGCGCTTGACGCTTTCGGGCGTGATGCCGTGTTCGCGGTTGTAGGCTTCCTGACGCTCGCGGCGACGGTTGGTCTCGGCGATGGCGCGATCCATCGAGCCGGTCATGCGGTCGGCGTAGAGGATGACGCGGCCGTCGACGTTGCGCGCGGCGCGGCCGATGGTCTGGATCAGGGAGGTTTCCGACCGCAGGAAGCCCTCCTTGTCGGCGTCGAGGATGGCGACCAGGCCGCACTCGGGAATGTCCAGACCCTCGCGCAGCAGGTTGATGCCGATCAGGACGTCGAACGAACCGAGGCGAAGATCGCGCAGGATCTCGATGCGTTCCAGGGTGTCGACGTCGGAGTGCATGTAGCGGACGCGCACCCCCTGCTCATGCATGTATTCGGTGAGGTCCTCGGCCATCTTCTTGGTCAGGACGGTGACGAGGGAGCGGTAGCCCTGACGGGCCACGGCCTTGACCTCGTCGATGACGTCGTCGACCTGGTTGCGGGTCTGGCCGGAGACGGGGCGGATCTCGACCGGGGGGTCGATCAGGCCGGTGGGGCGGATGACCTGTTCCACGAAGACGCCGCCGGTCTGTTCCATCTCCCAGGGGCCGGGGGTGGCCGAGACGTGGACGGTCTGGGGCCGCATGGCCTCCCATTCGTCGAACTTCAGCGGGCGGTTGTCGATGCAGGAGGGCAGGCGGAAGCCGTACTCGGCCAGGGTCGACTTGCGGCGGTAGTCGCCCCGGAACATGCCGTTGATCTGGCCCACGGTGACGTGGCTCTCATCGACGAAGAGCAGGGCGTTGTCGGGGATATATTCGAAGAAGGTGGGCGGCGGCTCGCCCGGCGCGCGGCCGGTCAGCCAGCGGCTGTAGTTCTCGATGCCGGCGCAGGCGCCGGTGGCCTCCATCATCTCCAGATCAAAGCGGACGCGCTGTTCGAGGCGCTGCGCCTCCAGGAGCTTGCCGTTCTCGGTCATCCAGTCGAGCGTCTCCTTCAGCTCGGCCTTGATGCCCATGATGGCCTGGTTCAGCGACGGGCGCGGGGTGACGTAGTGGCTGGCGGCGTAGACGGTGACTTCCTCGAGGTCAGCGGTCTTCTTGCCGGTCAGGGGGTCGAACTCCTGGATGGATTCCAGCTCGTCGCCGAACAGCTGGATGCGCCAGGCGCGGTCCTCCATGTGGACGGGGAAGATCTCCAGCACGTCGCCGCGCTTCCTGAACATCCCGCGTTCGAAATTCAGGTCGTTGCGCTTGTATTGCAGGGCGATCAGGTCGGCGCGCAGCTTGGCCTCGTCGATCTGGTCGCCGACCTTCAGGGTGAAGGTCATGGCGGTGTAGGTCTCGACCGAGCCGATGCCGTAGATGCAGCTGACCGAGGCGACCACGATGACGTCGTCGCGCTCCAGGATGGCGCGGGTGGCCGCGTGGCGCATCCGGTCGATCTGCTCGTTAATCGACGAGTCCTTCTCGATGTAGGTGTCGGTCCGGGGCACGTAGGCCTCGGGTTGATAGTAGTCGTAGTAGCTGACGAAATACTCGACCGCGTTGTCGGGGAAGAAGCTCTTGAACTCGGAATAGAGCTGGGCGGCCAAGGTCTTGTTGGGGGCCAGGATCAGGGCCGGGCGCTGGGTCTGCTCGATGACCTTGGCCATGGTGAAGGTCTTGCCCGAGCCGGTGACGCCCAGCAGGACCTGATCGCGCTCTCCGGCCTCGGCCATGGCCACCAGCTCCTTGATGGCGGCGGGCTGATCCCCGGCGGGGGTGTACTTCGTCTCCAGCCGGAAGCGGCCGCCCTTTTTCGCGCCGTCGCGCGAGGGGCGGTGAGGCACCCAGTCGCCGGGGGCGGCGGGCGGCTCCTCCGGCGTCAGGCGCGGGCCGGTGACGGGGGCGAACATGGGCATGGCCTTGCCGCCACGGCCGCGCGGGCCGTCCTGGAGGAAGGGCGCGGCCATCTCCTGCACGCCTGGTTGGGCAGGCACATGGACGGGCTTGGACGGTTTCGAGGGAGAACGAGCCATGAACGTCAAGGTAGTGCGCGCGGGCGCGTGACGCCATAGGCGGCGATTGTGGCGAAAGCGGTCGGGGAGGAACGCGCCGTCGCCGCGATCCGGCTCAAGCTTTGTCTTAATCGCGCCGAATAGCGCCGCAATACGGGCAATATTTGGCTGCTTATCGCCTTAAATGGACGAATTGTGGTGTAAAGTGGGTTCATTGGCGTCAAAATTGACGCGCTTTTTCGCATATCGTCGCTTTATAGCAATATTTTGGTTGCCCTTGTGTGACGCTTTGCATAGCCGTCAGACAACCAAGAAACGTAGAGTCGAACATTGGTATCTGAAACGGCGTTCATTGAGCGTTGTATCTGTTGTACAATATTCACAGGTAAATAGAGGCATATGAGCACTCGTAAGAACTACCTGCTGGGCACGACGATGGTGGCTGGCGCCGCTGCAATGTCGCTGACCCTGCTCGCTCCGGGAGCCGCGTTCGCTCAGGACGCCACCAACACTCAGGAAGCTGCATCGACGGTTGACGAAGTCGTCGTCGTCGGCTCGCGCATTCGTCGCGACAATTACAACGCCCCGTCGCCGACCCAGGTCGTGACGCGCGAAGAAGCGACGCTGCAAGGCTTCGCCTCGACCACGGAAGCCCTGCAGAGCACGGCCGTCACGGGCGGCACCTCGCAGATCAACAGCTCGTACGGCGGCTACGTCACGGACGGCGGCCCCGGCGCCAACACGATCGGTCTGCGCGGCATGGGCCCGAGCCGCACCCTGGTGCTGCTGAACGGCCGTCGCGTCTCGCCCGCCGGTTCGCGCGGCTCGGTCGGTTCGGCCGACCTGAACGTGCTGCCGACCGCCATGATCGACCGCGTCGAAGTCCTGCGCGACGGCGCCTCGTCGGTCTACGGCTCGGACGCCGTGGCCGGCGTGGTCAACATCCAGACCCGCAAGAACTTTGAAGGCCTTACGCTGGAAGCCCAGCGTAACGAGCCGCTGGAAGCCAACGGCGCAGGCGGCTCGAGCCGCTTCTCGCTGACTGCCGGCGGCCGGGGCGACCGCTGGCGCGCCGCCGGTTCGATCGAACGCTATGAGCGCGACGAACTGACCCTGCGCGACCGTGCGTTCACGCGTTGCCAGACGGACGGCTATATCGACCGCACGACGGGCGGCAGCCTGGACTTCGTCGATCCGATCACCGGCAAGCCCAAGTGCTATCCGATCACGGACACCGGTTCGAACGGCGTGTCGATCAACACTGTCAGCATCGGCGTCGAAGGCCCGCTGGACGCACGCGGTCGTCGGACCTTCGTCGGCGTGAACGGCGTCGGCGCAGCCGGCTCGGTCGGCACCACCTTCAATCGCTGGCGTCCGAACTCGGGCGTCGACACGGGCGTGGTGGGCTTTGAAGGCGTCGGCGGCGGCGACAACGACGTCAACGTGCGTGACACCTTCGAAGATCGCATGCTCAACGAGTCGCTGATCTCTCCCGTCGAGATCACGACCCTGTACGGCGAAGCCGGCTATCAGCTGAACGCCCTGGGCAGCGCCGAACTGTACGGCGAAGTCCTGATCAACCAGCGCAAATCCTCGCAGACCGGCTATCGCCAGCTGGCGCTCGACTACGCCAAGGGCAGCCCCCTGCTGCCGGACAGCCTGGCCTTCAGCACCGTTTTGACGGACCAGGGTCTCAACAAAAGTCAGGACGTCGGCGTCCGCGCCTTCATCGGCTTCGGCAACGACCACTCCAAGCAAGAGCAGGTCTTCAACCGCAACGTCGTCGGCCTGAAGGGTGACTTCTTCATCCCGGAATGGCGCTATGACCTGTCGGCCAGCTATTCGCGTTCGCGTTCGGAATACACCAGCGAGCAGTTCCTGACGAACCGTTTGGTCGAAAGCCTGGACGTCGTCGAGACCGCACCTGGCCAGTTCCAGTGCGCCCAACTGGCCTCGAACCCTGGCTGCATCGCGGCCCCGGCGCTGAGCAGCCAGGTTATCGGCGGCGTCCTGCCGCAGGCCTGGGTCGATTACGTCTTCCGTCCGGTCAAGGGCGTGACCACCTATGAAGAGAAGATCGTCAGCCTCGGCCTCGACGGTCCGCTGTTCGACCTGCCGGCCGGCAAGGTGATGGGCTTCTTCGGCGCCGAATGGCGTGACTCGGAGATCGACGACACGCCGGGCCTCGATTCGCAGAACAACAACACCTACAACTTCTCCAGCTCGGGCATTACGCGCGGCTCGGACTCGGTGTGGGAAGTCTTTGCTGAAGTCGAAGCGCCGTTGCTGCGCGATGCGCCCTTCGCCAAGTCGCTGACGCTGAACGGTTCGTTCCGTTACACGGACTATGACTCGTACGGCGACGACACGACCTACAAGATCGGCCTGGTTTACCAGCCCGTCGACATGCTGACGTTCCGCGCCACCTACGGCACCTCCTACCGCGCCCCGGCGCTGTTCGAGCAGTTCGTCGGCGCCACGACCGGCTTCCTCGCCAACACCAACGACCGTTGCAACGAGTACGGCAAACCGAACGTCAACCCGAACCGCGTGGCTAACTGCACCGCCGAAGGTCTGGCGCCGGACCACTACAACCTGACCAGCGTCAAGGTCGTCACCCTGGGCGGCGCCGACGCCGGCCTGGAAGCCGAAACCTCGACCAACATGACGGTTGGCCTGGTTCTGAAACCGACCCTGCCCATGGGCTGGGGCGATGTCGCCTTCGCGGTCGACTACTACGAAATCGAAGTTGAAAACGGCGTCTCGCAGTATGGCGCCGCCAACATCCTGACGCGCTGCTACGACTCGCGCCCGGAAGATTTCGCCGCGGACGTGGGCTTCTGCTCGCTGGTCGAGCGCGATCCGTCCAACAATCAGCTGACGGTTCAGAACAGCTACGTGAACCTCGCCACGGACATCGTGAAGGGCCTGGACTACACCCTGCGCTACCGTAACGACGTCGGCCCGGGTTCGCTGCTGTTCAACCTGGCGGTCACCCAGTACACGGAAATCTCGAACAAGCTGTTCGCTGAAGATCCGCTGGAAGACTACAAGGGTCAGATCAACAATCCGGAGTTCACCGGAACGGCTGATGTGTCCTATGCCTGGGATCAATGGCGGGTGCGCTACGGCGTCGAATGGATCCAGGGCACGGATAGCTACGACTATCTGGGCGTCTCGCCTTCGGACGCCGACCCCTCGACCAGCATGTACGACTTCGATGTGCCGGACTATTTCCTGCACAACGCCTCGGTCCAGTACACGGGTGAAGGCTGGACGGTCACGGCCGGCGTGCGCAACCTGTGGAACGAAAACCCGCCGACCATCTCGTCGGGCTACTACAACCGGGTCGGCAACGCCCCGCTGTACTCGGGCTACGACTACCTGGGCCGCACGGCCTTCGTGAACCTCACGAAGTCCTTCTAAGGTCCGACCTGATTTCAGGTTGAGGGAGGGGCGGCGGACTTCGGTCCGCCGCCCTTTCTGCGTCTGGCGGACGCGGGGGCGGCTTCACTCGCGAGGTCAGAGGTTCACGTCAAGTATTGGCGCGGCGGCCTCACGAACGTGGTTTGTGCCTGTCATCCTCGCCCTTGTGGCGAGGATGACGGAGGCGTCAGCGTCGGCGCCGACACTCAATGTGAATTCAGCGAAGAAAAACCCCCGAGGCGCGGGCCTCGGGGGTTTTGTCGTCTGGAGGTTTCGGCGGGATCAGTCGCCGAGGTAGGGCTGGGCCCCGACCGGGGGGTTGGGGTCCTCAGGACGGCTGCCGTCCGCCAGCTTGCGCTGACCGGCGAACATCCGACCCAGCATCCGACGGCCGAAGCCGGCGATGTCGTCGACGATGGTGAAGATGGCCGGGATATAGAGCAGGGACAGGAAGGTCGAGGAGATCAGGCCGCCCAGGACCGCGATGGCCATGGGCGAGCGGAACTCGACGTCGGCGCCGATGCCCATGGCGATCGGCACCATGCCGGCCCCCATGGCGAAGGTGGTCATCAGGATGGGGCGGGCTCGCTTGTGGGCGGCGTCCATGATGGCCTCGCGGCGGCTCATGCCGCCCTCCTTCTCGGCGATGATGATGTAGTCGACCAGGAGGATGGAGTTCTTGGCCGCGATGCCCATCAGCATCAGCACGCCGATCAGAGCCGACAGGGAGAAGCTCTTGCCGCCGATCACCAGGCCGATGAAGGCCCCGCCGATGGCCAGGGGCAGGGCGGCCATGATGGTGACGGGATAGGCGAAGCTTTTGAACAGCAGGGTCAGGACCGCATACATCAGCAGGATGCCGGAGATGAAGGCGATGCCGAAGCCCATCAGCATCTCCTGGATGAACTCGGCGTCGCCGGCGGGGACCTGACGCACGCCCTCGGGCAGGCTCTTGACCGAGGGCAGGCGATTGACCGCCTGACCCGCGGCGCCCGTGGTGACGCCGTCCAGCTCGGCCGTGATCGAGGCGATGCGCGAGCGGTCCTGGCGGCGGACGGTGGCCGGGCCGGCGCCGAACGCGATGTCGGCCACGGCGCTGAGCGGCACCGAGGCGCCGGAGGCGGTCGGGACGCGCAGGTTCTCCAGCACGTTCAGATCCTGACGGGCCGCCTCGGTCAGTTGCAGGCGGATGGGGATCTGGCGGTCGCCGAGGTTGTATTTCGGCAGGTTCTGGTCGACGTCGCCGATGGTGGCGACGCGCACGGCCTGGGAGATGGTCCCGGCCGAGACGCCCAGCAGGGCGGCTTCGTCGGGGCGGGGCGTGACCAGGATTTCCGGGCGAGCAATGGCGGCGGTGTTGACCACATTGGCCAGGCCCTTCACCCCGCGCATCTCATCCTCGACCTTGCGGGCGGCGGCTTCGAGGGCGGCGGGATTATCCCCGAGAAGGGAGAAGGTGTAGCTGGTGCCGTCGCTGGGCCCGCCGCCCTGCTGGGCGATGCCGGCGCGGATGCGGGCGCCGGGAATCTGTTTCAGCTCATCGACCATGGCGCGGGCGAAGGCCTGCTGGCTGATGGACCGTTCGCCCTTGGGCACCATGTCGGCGTAGACATTGGCCTGACCCACGTCCTGACCGCCGATGGCGGCATAGACGGAGGTGACTTCGGGACGGGCGCGCAGCTTCTGCGTCACCTGCTGAACCACGGCGTCGGTCTGGCGCAGGGTCGAGCCGGGCGGCAGTTCGATCTGGAAGGCGGCGCGGCTCTGGTCGCCAGGCGACATGAACTCGAAGGACATCTTGGCCACGACCGAGAGGCTGATCGAGCCGACCAGGAAGACGGCGCCCAGGACGAAGACCTTCCAGCGGTTGCCGAGGCACCAGTGCAGGGCCTTCAGATAGCCCGCCATCCAGAAGGGGTCCTTGTCCTCATGCTTGGTGTGCTTGAGCAGATAGGCGGCCATCAGCGGCGTCAGGGTGCGCGCCACGACCAGCGAGAAGAAGACGCTGATGCAGGCGGCCAGGGCGAAGGCCTTGAAGAACTGGCCGATGATGCCGGGCATGAAGCCGACAGGGGCGAAGACGGCGATGATGGTGCCGGTCGTGGCCACGACGGCCAGGCCGATCTCGTCGGCGGCCTCGAAGGCGGCGTCATAGGGCGGCTTGCCGTCGCGCATGTGGCGGACGATGTTCTCGATCTCGACGATGGCGTCATCGACCAGGATGCCGATGGTCAGCGACAGGGCCAGCAGGGTGACGACGTTCAGCGACTGATCCATCGGCCCCAGCAGGGCGAAGGTCGGGATCAGCGACATGGGCATGGCCGTGGCCGCGATCAGGGTCGCACGCCAGTCGCGCAGGAAGATGAAGACGACGATGACGGCCAGGACGGCGCCCAGAAGCAGGGCTTCCAGCGAGGCGAGATAGCTTTCCTCGATATACTGGACGCTGGACGTCACCTGTTCGATGGACAGCTCCGGGTGGGCGGCGTCGATGCGGGCGACTTCCTGACGGACCTTTTCGGCCACCTTGACCTCGCTGGCCTCACGCGAGCGCAGGAAGTTGAAGGTGACGGCTTCCTGGCCGTTGTAGCGGGCCAGGCGGCGGGGCTCGCCCCACTTGTCGACCACGGCGCCGAGGTCGCCCAGGCGCACGCTCTTGCCATTGGCCAAGGGCACCAGGGTCTCACGCAGTTGCTGGATCGAGGTGGCGGCGCCCAGGGTGCGGACCGAGCGCTCGGACCCGGCCACGGTGACGCGGCCGCCGGGCAGGTTGTTGTTGACGTTGGTCAGGGCCTGGCTGACCTGGGCGGCGGTGACGCCGTAGGCGGCCAGGCGCTGGGGGTCCAGTTCGACGCGGATCTCGCGGTCGACGCCGCCCGAACGATTGACCTCGCCCACGCCGCCGAGGGCGAGCAGGGCGCGGCTCATTTCATTGTCGATGAACCAGCTGATCTGTTCCGGCGACATGGTCGGCGAGCGGACCACATAGGTGATCAGGGCGTCGCCGGTGATGTCGATGCGCTGGACCGTCGGCTCCTGCATGTCCTGGGGCAGGGAGGCGCGCACGCCGCTCATGGCGTTGCGGACGTCGTTGGTGGCGCGTTCGGTGTCGGTGCCCAGCTCGAACTCGATGGTGGTCGAGGACACGCCGTCGGTGATCTGGGAGTTGATGTGGCGCACCCCGGACAGGCCGGCCAGGGAGTCCTCGATCAGGCGTGTGACCTGGACCTCCATCTCGGCCGGGGCCGCGCCGGGGCGGGCGGCGGTGACGGCGACCAGAGGGAAGTCGATGTCGGGGTTGTTGTTGATCCGCATCCCCGAGAAGCCCGTGATCCCGCCAAGGGTCAGCAGCACGAAGAGCAGGATGATCGGGATGGGATTCTTGATGGCCCAGGACGAGATGTTGTTCATGGCCGGGCCTTACTTCGCAGCCGGGGCGGCGACAGGGGCGGCGACAGGGGCGGCGGCGGCGGCGGGGGCGACCGTGACCTTGTCGCCCTCGCTGAGGAAGCCGGCGCCCTGGACCACGACGCGGACGCCGGGCTCGATCCCGCTGACCGAGGTCTGGTCGTCGCGGCGCGACAGGACGGTGATCGGGCGGAAGTGGGCCGAGTTGTCGGCGTTGAGGACGTAAACCCCGGCCTTGTTCTCGCGATAGAGAACCGCGCCGGTGGGCACGACGGTGGTGGGCTGGGCGCCGGCGCTGATCGAGGCGCGGGCGAACATGCCCGGCTTCAGGCCGCTGCCGGGGGACAGGGTGATGCGGGCCAGGCCGAGGCGGGTCTGGGGGTCCACCTCGGGGGTGACGATGCGGATCGTGCCGCTGGTCGTGACGCCTTCATTGGAGGCGATGGCGGCGGTCTGACCGGCGCGCAGGGCGGGCAGGTCGGTCTCGGGCACCTGGGCGTCCAGCTCCAGGCGGCCGTCGCGGACCATGCGGAACAGCTGGGTTCCGGCGTCGACGATCTGACCCTTGGTCACGCTGCGGCTGATGATGAGGCCCGAGACGGGGGCCTTGATCTCGGCCTGGGACAGGCGGGTGCGGGTCTCCGACAGGGAGGCGCGGGCGGAGGCCAGATTGGCCTGGGAGGCGCGCTGGTTGGCCAGGGCCGTGTCCAGCGAGGCCTGGCTGAGGAAGCCGCGCGCCTTCAGCTCCTGGGCGCGGGCGAGGGCGGCGTCGTCGCGGGCGGCGTTGGCCTCGGCGGTCTGAACACCGGCCTGCTGCTGACGCAGCTGGGCCTGCAGCAGGGCGTCGTTCAGCTTGACCAGAACCTGGCCCTGACGGACGTAGGAGCCCTCATCGACATAGACGCCGACGGCGGTCAGGCCGCCGGTCTCGGCCCCGACGGGGACCTCCTCCCAGGCCGAGACGGTGCCGGAGGCGACGATGATGCGCGGCAGGGCCTGTTCGATGGCGACGGCGGCGCTGACCGTCTGGCGCGAGGCGCCGGTCTTTTCAGCCTGGGACTTGTCGTCGCCGTGGCCGCCGCAGGCGGTCAGGGTCAGGGCGGCGGCCGCCGCGAGGAGGAGGGCCGGAGTGCGAGAAGTGAACGCCACGTGCGAGGATCCTTGAAGGGTCGGTGCAGAGAGGGCGCGAACCAGTCTGTCCGGCGCCGGACGCGAGTTTGACAGCTGCGCTTCTTAGCGTTTCGGCGAAGCCTTCTCAAATCTCGCACAACCGTATTACCGCGAAGTAATGCTGGTCGATGGAGGGACGATCAGGGGCGATCGCGCGCGGGCAGGGCCGTAACCTCGGCCTCGGTCAGCTTCTTGACCACCTGGACGCGGCAGGGTTGGCGGGGCGTGGGACCGCCCGACACCAAAATGCGGCTGAAGTCGCCGGTGCACAGACGGCTGAGGCTGGCGTCGGGCACGAAGCCGATGCCGAAGGCGAAGTCGATGTCGGCGCAATAGCCCAGGGTCTGCAGCTCGAACACGTCCTTGTTGCGGGTGCGGATGTAGAGGGTCTGGTTGTCGCCGCGGAAGTTATCGACCTGATCGGTGTAGAAGCATTGGCTGCGCGCCGGGGGCTGGGCGCCGTCCTGGGCGGACATCGGGGCGCAGGCGGACAGGGCGACGGCGCCGGCCAGCAGCAGGAGCGGGAACACACGCGACATGGGAATCTCCATTGAGCCGAGGCCTGCGCTTCTACAACGTCCAGATGAACCTGAAGGTTAAGCGCGGACGGTCGCGGTTGGTTGCGCGGCGAAGCGCGCGGGCGCGAGGCGGGCGGCGAAGCCTGCGGGCAGGGGCGAGGGCTGGTCGAGGATGACGGCGGCCAGGTGCTCGCCCAGCAGGGGGGCGACGCAGAAGCCGCGGGAGCCGAGGCCGGTCAGGGCATAGAGGGTCGGGGCAGAGAGAGTGGGGGCATGGAGGCCGGGCGTCAGGGGCCCCGCGACGGGCAGGCGGTCGGGCGTGGTGGCGCGCACGGCCTTGCGGGTCCGGGGCGAGCCTGCGGCCTCGACCTGGGCGGCCAGGTCGGGCAGGCCGGCGGCCAGGGTCGCGAGGTTTCGAGCAGAGGCCTCGGCGTCGGGCGTCCGGTCGGTCTGACCCCGGTCGTGGGTGGCGCCGAACAGCAGGCCGGCGCCGGTCGGCACGGCGTAGCCGCCCCAGGCGACGGGGGGCGTGGTCGGCCCCTCGACCCAGTCGGCCTGACCGGAGACAGGCGCGAGCGGCAGGTCGGGGGCGAGGGCGGCGGTTCCCCAGCCGGCGGTCAGGACCACGGCGTCGGCTTCGATCACGACCGCGCCCTCGGCGTCGAGCAGGACCCAGCCGGCGTCCCCGGGGTGAAGGGTTTCAACGCGGGCGGTCAGGCGGTCGGCGCCCTCCAGCCAGGGCGTCAGCACCGCCGAGGGGCGCAAAGCCAGAGCGTCGCCCATCATCAGGCCGCCGGTCGCGGCCGCCTGGCCCAGAGGCGCGGCGCAGGCGGCGGCGTCGAGGCGGCGCATGGCCCCGGCGGGCCACAGGGCCTGGGCGGCGATCTTGTCGAAGCGGGCCGCGTCGCGCGGCGCCTGTTCCAACTGCAGCACGCCCTCGGCGATCACGGCCTCGGGCAGGGCGCGATAGAGGGCGCGGGCGCGCTCCAGGGCCTGGGCATGGAAGCCGGCGATCAGGGCGTCGCCCGCGTCGAGCCGGGGCGTGACCAGGGCGGCGGGAAAGCCGGAGCCGCCGGCGCCCGGTTGCTCGGCCTCGATGACGGTGACGCGGGCGCCGCCGGCGACCAGGGCGCGGGCGACCGAGGCCCCGGCGATGCCGGCGCCGACGACGGCGACGTGGGGCTGGGCGCGAGGCGCGGGGGGCGGCGAGGGCAGATGCGCCTCCAGCCGTTCGCGCTTGCGCCCGTGGCCGGGCTTCTTCTCGACGACGAAGCCGTGCTCGGCCAGGCCGCGTCGCACGGCGCCCGCGACGGTGAAGGTGGCGACCCGCGCGCCGGGGGCGGAGCGGGCGGCGATGAGGGCCATGATCTCGGGCGACCACATGCCGGGGTTCAGGGCGGGTGAGAAGCCGTCGAGGAACCAGGCGTCGGCGGGGCCGGACCATTGCTCGAGCGCCCAGCGGGCGTCGCCGACGGCGAGGTCGATGCGGGCCCCCCATTGCGGCAGGTCGAGGCGGTGGAAGCCGGGCGTTCCCTCGGGCCAGACGGCCAGGACGGCGGCGGCGGTCTCGCCCAGCTCGGGCCAGGCGGCGAGGGCGCGGGCGGCCTCGTCGCGGGTCAGGGGGAAGCCCTCGATGGAGAAGACGTGCAGGCGGGCGTTCTCAGGCCGGGTGCGGCGCCACAGGTCCAGCAGGGCCACGATGTTCAGGCCGGTGCCGAAGCCCAGTTCAGCGACGGTGAAGTCGGGGCGATCCGCCCAGGCGTCGGGCAGGCCGCAGCCGTCGAGGAAGACGACGCGGGTCTCGGCCAGACCGTCGTCCTTGGAGAAATAGACGTCGCCGAAGCGGCCGGAACGGGGCGAGCCGTCCTCGGCCCAGACCAGCTGGGGAGAGGCGTCGGCAGGGGACTGTTCGCGCGGGTCGTCGGTCATGGCCGGGCTTTAGCCGTCCGGGGTTCGGCTGGATAGCAGGCACGAAAAAAGGGGCCGTCCGAAGACGACCCCTTTCCGCATCGCGACCCGGAGGCCGCGATCCAAGACGTAAGTCTTAGTGAGCGGCAGCCGGAGCAGCAGCCGGAGCAGCGGCGGCCGGAGCAGCAGCAGCGTCGGCAGCGGCCGGAGCAGCGGCAGCAGCGTCGGTGGCGGCACCAGCAGCGGCGGCAGCGTCGGTGGCGGCGGCGTCGGCGGTGGCGGCAGCGTCCGTGGCGGTTGCAGCGGCGTCGGTGGCGTCGGCAGCGGCGTCTTCAGCCTTGTCGGTGGCGGCGGGTTGGCAAGCAGCCAGGGCCAGAGCGGCGGCCGAAGCGGCGATCAGAGCGGTGATGCGCATAGTAGTAATCCTTCAGAAGGTAAGGCGAGATCATGAACCCTCGCTGAGGGGGAGATAACGGGATCGTGAGCGAATGCGCAAGCGAAATTCTCACGCGTTCGTGAAGTCCTGTTATCCGCCCACCAAAAAGGCCGCCCCGATGCGGATCGGAGCGGCCTCTGGCCGGCTTTGAGGGCCGAAGTTTTTTAGTTTGCGGCCGGAGCCGGGGCGGCCGGGGCGGGGGCCGGGGTCATGGCGGCGCCGGCGGCGTCGGCGGCCTTTTCGGTCGCGGCGCCGGCCGAGGCGGCGGCGTCGGTGGCGGCGCCCGCAGCAGCGGTGGCGGCGTCAGCGGCGGTGGCGGCGGCGTCGGTGGCGGTTTCGGCCGCGGCGTCAGCGACAGCGGCGTTTTCTTCGGTCTTGGGCGCCGGTTGCTGGCAGGCGGCCAGCGACAGGGCGCTGAGGCCCGCGGCGACGATCATCAGGCGACGGATGGTCATGTGACTATAGCCCCTTCGATTTCAGGAATCCGACGGGACAACCCCGCCGATGCAAGGCGTAGCGCGAGATTGCAGGGTTCGACAAGCCCGATGTCGGGCCGCGCCGGGCGGGCGCGGCGCATCGGCGTCTCCTGGGGCACGCGAACGTGACCCGGCGCGAAGCGGCGTGAGCGATCCGTGTTGCGGCGGGGCCGTGTCGGGATCAGGCGTCCATCGGGGCGGCGGCCAGGGCTTCTTCCATCTCGGTGAAGGAGGGCTGGGC
Coding sequences within it:
- the uvrB gene encoding excinuclease ABC subunit UvrB gives rise to the protein MARSPSKPSKPVHVPAQPGVQEMAAPFLQDGPRGRGGKAMPMFAPVTGPRLTPEEPPAAPGDWVPHRPSRDGAKKGGRFRLETKYTPAGDQPAAIKELVAMAEAGERDQVLLGVTGSGKTFTMAKVIEQTQRPALILAPNKTLAAQLYSEFKSFFPDNAVEYFVSYYDYYQPEAYVPRTDTYIEKDSSINEQIDRMRHAATRAILERDDVIVVASVSCIYGIGSVETYTAMTFTLKVGDQIDEAKLRADLIALQYKRNDLNFERGMFRKRGDVLEIFPVHMEDRAWRIQLFGDELESIQEFDPLTGKKTADLEEVTVYAASHYVTPRPSLNQAIMGIKAELKETLDWMTENGKLLEAQRLEQRVRFDLEMMEATGACAGIENYSRWLTGRAPGEPPPTFFEYIPDNALLFVDESHVTVGQINGMFRGDYRRKSTLAEYGFRLPSCIDNRPLKFDEWEAMRPQTVHVSATPGPWEMEQTGGVFVEQVIRPTGLIDPPVEIRPVSGQTRNQVDDVIDEVKAVARQGYRSLVTVLTKKMAEDLTEYMHEQGVRVRYMHSDVDTLERIEILRDLRLGSFDVLIGINLLREGLDIPECGLVAILDADKEGFLRSETSLIQTIGRAARNVDGRVILYADRMTGSMDRAIAETNRRRERQEAYNREHGITPESVKRDIKEILDSPYESREMDRLTRPGVAEESKPFVGSNFQTALKDMEGRMREAAANLEFEEAARLRDEIKKMKLLDLEFANEALTGAGEAVDTSAPKRWRKEAAAEKAEAFRKGR
- a CDS encoding TonB-dependent receptor, producing MSTRKNYLLGTTMVAGAAAMSLTLLAPGAAFAQDATNTQEAASTVDEVVVVGSRIRRDNYNAPSPTQVVTREEATLQGFASTTEALQSTAVTGGTSQINSSYGGYVTDGGPGANTIGLRGMGPSRTLVLLNGRRVSPAGSRGSVGSADLNVLPTAMIDRVEVLRDGASSVYGSDAVAGVVNIQTRKNFEGLTLEAQRNEPLEANGAGGSSRFSLTAGGRGDRWRAAGSIERYERDELTLRDRAFTRCQTDGYIDRTTGGSLDFVDPITGKPKCYPITDTGSNGVSINTVSIGVEGPLDARGRRTFVGVNGVGAAGSVGTTFNRWRPNSGVDTGVVGFEGVGGGDNDVNVRDTFEDRMLNESLISPVEITTLYGEAGYQLNALGSAELYGEVLINQRKSSQTGYRQLALDYAKGSPLLPDSLAFSTVLTDQGLNKSQDVGVRAFIGFGNDHSKQEQVFNRNVVGLKGDFFIPEWRYDLSASYSRSRSEYTSEQFLTNRLVESLDVVETAPGQFQCAQLASNPGCIAAPALSSQVIGGVLPQAWVDYVFRPVKGVTTYEEKIVSLGLDGPLFDLPAGKVMGFFGAEWRDSEIDDTPGLDSQNNNTYNFSSSGITRGSDSVWEVFAEVEAPLLRDAPFAKSLTLNGSFRYTDYDSYGDDTTYKIGLVYQPVDMLTFRATYGTSYRAPALFEQFVGATTGFLANTNDRCNEYGKPNVNPNRVANCTAEGLAPDHYNLTSVKVVTLGGADAGLEAETSTNMTVGLVLKPTLPMGWGDVAFAVDYYEIEVENGVSQYGAANILTRCYDSRPEDFAADVGFCSLVERDPSNNQLTVQNSYVNLATDIVKGLDYTLRYRNDVGPGSLLFNLAVTQYTEISNKLFAEDPLEDYKGQINNPEFTGTADVSYAWDQWRVRYGVEWIQGTDSYDYLGVSPSDADPSTSMYDFDVPDYFLHNASVQYTGEGWTVTAGVRNLWNENPPTISSGYYNRVGNAPLYSGYDYLGRTAFVNLTKSF